CGCTGGAAACCCTGCTGGCGCGCGCCCGCGCACTGGGCATCCCGCTGCACCACGATCCCCAGATGGCCGCGCTACTGGCATCCTTGCGCCTGCGCCGGGAAGTACCCGCCACCTTGTACGCGGCAGCGGCGGCCGTGATGGCCAGCATCTACGACGCGTCCGAAGCAGGCTCCTGATAGCGGATAGCTGGTTGCTGCATCGCGCAGCAATGGCGGTCTTTGTCTGCAGCAGGCTCGCCCTCAGCGCTATCTGACAGAGCAAAGCGAATATCCGCAGTCAACAGATAGCCCTGCTGCTCTAGGCCGACGACCTCCCTGCCACGCAGACTTTCGAGGTCGAGATGGCGGTCCCGCTTTACGTTCGAAAGCGGGCCATCCAAGCCTGGCGTCATCCGGCCACCCCAAGGGTGATCCGACCGCCAACACCACGACGTTTCGGCCCGACGATCGTCTTGCGGCGGCGGTCGTGCGCCTGTACGTGCCTCAACTGCGGAGAAGAGCTTATGTACTTGTCCAAGATTCCAGCCATCCGTCGCGGCGCGCGTACCGTGCTCGTGCTTGCCTCCCTCTTCGGCGTGGCGCACGCCGACACCGGCACAGCGGACACCCTGGCCGCCACGCCGTCCACGGACAGCGCCCCGTCGGCTGATTGCGCAAGCATGCAGGCGAACCTCAACGCCGACCTGAAAGCCCAGATGAAGGCAGGCTGCAAGCCCAGCGACGCGCAGATCGCGCAGTTGATGAACAACCCCGTGGGCAACCTGGTCATGTTCCCGCTCCAGAACGACTACACGCGTGTCAAAGGTGGCGTGGTCGACAACTACAAGGACATGAACCGCACGCAGTTCATTCCGACCTTTCCGGTGGCGCTCAATGACGACTGGAACCTGATCAACCGCATCTCGTTCCCCATCGTCAGCGACCCGGTCAACAAGCACATCGGCGGTCTTTTCGGCGATACGCCGCTGCAGATCGCCCAGGACCCGAGAACGGCATCCATCATCAACGACCCGTACAGCCGCACGACGGGTCTTGGCGATATCACTTACGTGGGCCTGGTCTCGCCCTCGGCAGGTACGAAACTGAGCAACGGTGGCGTCCTTGTGTGGGGCGTGGGTGGCACCGTCATGCTTCCCACCGCCAGTCAGGCGGTCCTGGGCACGGGCAAATATTCCGCCGGCCCCTCGGCCGTGCTTGCCTACATGGGCTCGAAGTGGATCGGCGGCATCTTCCCGCAGCAATGGTGGTCGTTCGCCTCCAGCAAGAAGAACCGGCCGAACGTGAACATGACCAACATCCAGTACTTCATCCAGCGCAAGCTGGACGAGGCCGGCAAATGGCATATCGGCATGACGCCGAACATTTCCATCAACTGGAATGCCCAAGGCGGCGGCAACAAGGTCAATTTTCCGGTGGGTCTGGGCGTCAACTACACCACCAAGCTGGCGGGCATACCCATCAAGTACGGCTTCGAGGTGCAGTACTCGGTGATCCAGCAGTCGTCCATCCCGGGTGCGCGATGGAACTATCGCTTCGTGATCCTGCCCGCCGTTCCCAAGTTCCTTCTCTGAGGAACGCATGAGCGGACGCGCACGTCGCTGCACGCGGCGTGCGCGCGGGTCCGCACTCTCCGCGGGGCATCGTCGGTCAGAGCGAGATCGACGCTGACAACATGGCAGGATTACCCTGCGTGCGGTTCTTCACGTCGAACTCGTGCAGCCAGCGCAGCGAAAATTCAACCTGGCCACCCTGCCACTTCTTCAGGTAGTTCACCATCGGGCCCAATGACACGGCCCGACCCTTGAAGCCATTGAGCCGATCGGCCAGCGGGCCCGTGTCCTTGTCGATCTGGTAGATCCAGCCGCCCACGCCGCCAATACCCCAACCCGAGGGGAAACGCTTCACCAGCAGCGAATCGACGTGGAAAACCGAACCGTTCTGGTAGTTGGTGGCGTCATCCTTGGTATAGAAATCCACACCTGCCGTGGTGCTCCATTCCAGCGAACCCTGCGAGAACAGCTGCGTATAACCCACCGTCGGCGTGAACACCCAGGTATTCAAGCTCGTGTTGGCCAGATTTCCCTTGGTGTAATCGCCAGTCGGCGCTTCGATGTACAGGGCCAGCGAAAGGTGTTGTGTCTGGCTGAAGTGATGGCTGGCGATCACCGGTACGAAGGTCATGTCGTACAGGCCTGTGGCGCTGTCATGCGTGCTCGCATGCAGGCGCCCGAAATCGACATCGGCCGTTGCACCCACGTAGGCAAACGGCAGTTCGACCATCGAGGCGAAGTTCCATGACGATGGCTTGGTGTTCCAGATGTACATGCCTACGGCTTCGAACAACTGAAACTCCGCTTTGATACCCAGTGAGGACCCGCCACCCGTCAGCGGGACTTCCCTGGAGCCGCCGATGTCGCCGTTGTAATAGGCGTAGGCCAGCTGCCAGTTCCATCCCGGAGTCGGTGGCACCAGGCCCGAATAGGATGCCGCCTGCAGGCCGGTAATCGATCTGCCGACACCGCCCTCGGTCGCAAGGGCCGGTGCAGCCGCGGTAACGGCAAGCAAAAGAAGCGCAGGCACAAGTCGTTTCATAGAAGCTCTGGGCGATAAGTGGGGGCGCACCGGGACGCACGGGACGTGCGGCCTCTTATGTAAGAAACTTCTTATTTCGGCCTTCAGCGTCTACGGATCACGGGCACCGGACAAGCGAAAATCCACGTATGCCAGTTAGGTAAAAGTACGGACTACCAAGGCGATCCACGACCCAAGGGGCCCCTCGGCCACGCGAAGGAAATGCAGCACCCGTCCGAGCCGCAAACCCTGCCAGCCACCGCCAGACAGCTGCCTTACGGCTGATTTTTTCGCGCCCGGCAGATCGCTGCCGGTGCCGTCCAGGACGGATCTCCCGGACGATCTCCTCGCCGGATCCAGCGACCTCGCGTTGCACCGGACGGTGTTGCCCGCCAGCCTGCAGAGGCCATCGCAGCCGCCTCTGGTAGCGATGCAATGGACGCCCACGCCGACAGGCGCAGGCCTGTCGTGCGACCGCCTATGAGTCGGCTGTGGCTAGTTCCGTCCTTGCGGCAAGGCCATTACGCCGTCGCCGCACCGCCTTCAGGAATGCGGACAATGGCCTGCTGCGCGGCCTGCTCCAGCGAGCTGACCACTTCGTTGACCTCGGCATTTGCAGGCAGCGTAGCCTCGGCGGTCACCAGCGGCTCCGGAAACAGCACCCCCACGATGCATGCCTTGGGCAGGCGGTTACGCACCACGCTCACCACGTTGTCGTAGGCATCGCGCTCTGCCTCGGGGTGCGTGCTGACGACGTAGACCATCGAGACCGCGTCCTTTGTCGCATCCGGGTGCGGTTCGGCGTCGAACGCCGTGAAGTCGTCGATGAAAAGGTGACGCGCGTCGATATGAAGGTCGCGCAGGATGCGCGTGAGCAGCTCGGTGGAGAGGTCATCCGCCATGGAGCCCAGTCCCACGCAAAGCACCACCGATCCCGGTGCCACCGTGAGCGGGCCTTGCCAGCGACCAAAGGCATCCTCGCGATGCTGCCGCAGGCTGCGGCCGATGTTCGCGTCGTCAAGCACGGACGGGCGCCGCCGCCAGCGACTCCATTTGCTTTCGTGGCTGTCGAGGGTCTCGACCACGGTGACAATGGCACGCCGCACGGCCGTCTGTTGCACCGTGTTGATCGCGCCGGCGGAAAGGTCGGCCCGCGCCAGTTGCAGCGCTGGCAGCAGCACGGCATCGCAATAGGCCGCGAAACTCTTGCGCTTCAGGAAGTCCCGCGCCTCGCTGATGATTTCGTTGGCATCGCCCGACAGTGCGCGCTGATACACCCGTTGCGGCAGGGTGAGCGCCGGTGCATCGCCAAGCAACACATTGAGCAGGTCCAGTGCTTTCACGTGACGGCCGGCAACCACCAGGCACAGGGTCAGCGGCGTGGACATCAACAACCCCACCGGCCCCCACAGCCAGCTCCAGAAAATCGCCGCCACCACCACGGCCAGCGGCGAGAGGCCGGTGGTATGCCCGTACAGGAACGGTTCGATCAACTGCGAAACCACCACCTCGACGAACAGGTAGAGCACGATGGTCATGGCCAGCAGCGACCAGCCGGGCGCCACGGCCGCCGCAAACACACTGACCAGCGCCGCCACCAGCCACACGCCCACATAAGGCACGAAACGCAGCGCCGCGGTCAGCACGCCCCACAACGGCGCACTGGGCACGCCGATCACCGTCAGGCCCAGCCAGATCGCCACGCCCACACTGAAGTTCACCGAGAACGTGGAAACGAAGAAGCGCGACAGGCGCTCGCCCGCATCGTTGATCGCCGCCGTGGTGGCGCGCAGGTCGGTACCACCTGCCAGCCGGATGAAGCGGTCACGCAGGGATTCGTGTTCCAGCAACACGAAGATCAGTACCACCAGCACGATGCCCGCCGTTTCCAGCGGTACCCAGGCGGTGGACAGCACGCGGGTCACCAGGGTGAGCGGCGCGGACGTCGCCTTGGTCGACGCAGATGCAGGATGGGCTTCGCCCGGCGCGTTGGTCAGGTAGGGCGGCGCCACAAAGGGCAACTGGGCCGAACTGGCCGTCGCCGGCGCCGCCCCCTGCCCGTTGCCGTCGATCACCTTGCCCAGCTCGCCCTGCAGGAAATCCAGCCGGCCGAGCGTTTCCTCGCGCAGGGACTTCACCTTGGTGCGGATGGTCACTTCGTACTGCGGCAGGCTGCGCGCCACGTGGACCACCTGCGTGCCGACCATGGTGGCCATGCCGGCGACCACCACCGCCAGCACGCCGACCGCGACGAGAACTGACGAGGTGTGACCCAAACCGACACGCCGGAACAGGCGCGTCCATGGCGCCACCAGCAGGCTGAGGAAAATCGCCAGGATGATCGGCACCAGCACTTCGCGCCCGAAGTACAGCAACGCCAGCACGCAGGCCGCCGCAATGATGACGACGGCGCGCTGGCTGGCGGATGCGACGGGCGAAGCGGGGGCTTGCGACGACATGGGCGAGTCTCCTTTTCATCGCGGCATGACCGGGGCAACCCGGTTGCCCCACGGTGCCGCAAGAATAGCCTCGCCCGATGACGGATGGATCAGGCCGCTTCGTGCTCCAGCGGCAGACGGCACAGACGACGTACGTCAAGAAGTGCCACGAAGCCGCCCTGCGACGGCAGCACGCCGTGCACGGGTTCATCGTCGCGCGCCGCGCCGCCCGGCGGGGGCGGTGCGATATCCGACGAACGGGCCGACAACAGCTCGCCCACGGCATCCACGCGGATGCCCACCAGGTGCGGACCGTGCGAGAGCATCACCAGGCGCACCTGGAACGGGTCGGCGCGCCCTTCTTCCGACAGGCCCAGGCGACGCCGTCCGTCCAGAACCGGCACGATGCGTCCACGCAGGTGGCGAATGCCAAGCAGGTCGCCGGCGGAACCCGGCACCGGCGTCAGCTCGCCATCACGCAGCACCTCGCTCACCTGCGTCAGCGGCGCGGCGTAAAGCTGACCGCCAATGCGGAAGGAGAGCCAATCTTGGTTGTTGTTTGCGTGGGTCATGGCGTTGACTCCCCTGCTGATGCCTTGGCGGCTGGTAAGACAGTTATGCAAGTCATGGGCCATGCTCGGGCGAGGTCACCCGCGCACCGCCCACCGTGATCGCACCAGTGGCGACATCGGGTAGCGTCGCGTGCGGCGCGAGATCCGGCCGGGCATCGCCATCCTGCTGCGCGGTGCGCACCGGCCTGGACAGAATGACCTTGTTCACCGGTACGTCGTCGACCGGTTTGGGCGCTACCACCTCGATGGTGGGCGTGGCACCAGGGGCATCGGCGTTCGCGGAGGCCACGGCAACGGGAGCTGCGCTGGAGGCCGGGGCCGGGGCGCCGTTGTCGTCCGCGGTCAGTTGGCCGCTCTGCAGATCATTGAGGAGGCGCTTGGGTGCGTCTTCCCCGCTCAGCACCACGATCAGCACGCGGCGGTTGTGGTTGCGGCCGTCCGGGGTGGTGTTGTCCGCGCTGGGCCGATACTCGCCCCAGCCCATGATGCCCAGTCGCGACGGGTCAACACCTTGCTCCGAAAACAATCGGGCCACGCTCGCCGCGCGTGCGGCGGAGAGTTCCCAGTTCGACGGATACAGCGCGGTATTGATGGGTCGGTCGTCCGTGTAACCCTCCACGCGCACCGCATTGGGGAAGGGCCGGAGGATGGACGCCATGCTGTCCAGCACCTCGTTCGCCTCGGGCGACAGCTTGGCCGCGCCGCTGGCAAACAGGATATCCGTACGCAGCTCGATCTCCAGCCACGAGGTGGTCTTGCGCACGATCACCATCTGCTTGTCGATCAGCGGCTGCAACGCGTGCTGCACCTGGTCCCGGATGGACTCCAGATTGCGCTTCTCCTGCGACATCGATGCCGAACGCGAATCCACCGCGCGCACCAGCTGCGGGGACGCCGGAATCGGCACGCTCACGGGCGTGGAGGCCGCACCCGGCCGGGTCTGCGGCGAGGCGATGGCGGGGTCGACGTTGCGCGGCTGCGCGCGCGTCTGTGGCATCGGTGCAATCACGCGGCTGGAGCCGTTGAACGCCTCGATGATGGAATTGGACATCACGCGGTACTTGCCTTCGTTCACCACGGACACCGCATACATCACCACGAAGAAGGCAAGCAGCAGCGTCATCAGGTCGGCATAGGGAATCGCCCAGGCCTCGTGGTTGACGTGGTCTTCGTGATGTTTTTTCTTCCTGGCCACGATCGTCGTTCCCGTTACGCCAGGTAGCCTTGCAGCTTCGCTTCGATCTGGCGCGGGTTCGCGCCTTCAGCGATGGCCACCAGGCCTTCGATCAGGATCTCGCGCATCTGCGTCTGCTTGTGGATCAGCGCCTTCAGGCGTGCCGACATCGGGATCATCAGCAGGTTCGCCAGCGCCACGCCGTAGATGGTCGCGACGAACGCCGCGGCGATGCCGTGACCCAGCTTGCTCGGGTCGGCCAGGTTCTGCATCACCGCCATCAGCCCCATCACCGCACCGATGATGCCCATGGTCGGCGAGAAGATGCCGGCGTTCTCGAACACCTTGGCACCGGCGAGGTCGTGGTGTTCACGCGCGTCCACTTCCACTTCCAGCACGCCGCGGATGGCCTCAGGCTCGCTGCCGTCCACCAGCAGCTGCAGGCCCTTGCGCACGAAGGTGTCGCTTTCCGAATCGATCTGCGGCTCCAGGCCGAGCAGGCCCTGGCGACGCGAGATTTCACTCCAGCCCACGATGCGGCTGATCAAGTCCGATGGCTGGTGCTGCGGCGGCTTGTACACCATGGGGAAAATCTTCATGGCGTGCTTGAGCACCTTGCCGGAGTTCTGCACCAGCAACGCGGCGATGGTGCCGAGGAACACGATGACGAAGGCCGCAGGGTTCCACAGCGCTTCCACGCTGGAGCCCTTGAGGATGGTGCCGACGATGATGACGATGAACGCCAGGATCGTGCCGATGAGACTTACCAGATCCATGGTCAGGTGTTCACTCGGAGGGAGGGGAGGAGTTGGCCGTCACTGCCGGACAAACCGGCAAGATCCATCACCAGCGCCAGGCGGCCATCGCCAGTGACGGTTGCGCCCGCCACGGCGGGCACGCCTTCGAACAGGGGACCGAGCGGTTTCACCATCACGTCCTCGCGGCCGATCACTTCATGCACCAGGCAACCCACGCGCATGTGGCCGATGTGCAGCACCACCACGTGGCGACCCGCCGGGCCTTCCACGCCGATCCAGCCGCCGAGATCTGCCAGCGCCAGCGCGCGACCGCGATGCGCGGCCACTGAGCGGCCATCCAGCTGTTGCTGCTGGCCCGCGGCCAGCTCGAAGACCTCTTCCACGTTGCTGAGCGGCAGCGCCAGCAGGCGTCCGCCCACGCGCACCATCAGCACGCGCTGAATCGCCAGGGTAAGCGGCACCGCCAGTTCCAGCGTGCTGCCCTTGCCCAACTGCGAGCGCACGCTCAGGGTGCCGCCCAGTTCCACCACGCGCGTCTTCACCACGTCCATGCCCACGCCGCGACCGGAGATGTCGGAGACGGTGGCCGCGGTGCTGAAGCCGGGGCGGAAGATGATTTCGTAGCACTCGTTCTCGGTGAGGCGCGAGGCCTGAGCCTCGTCCATCAAGCCCTTCTCCACCGCCTTGCGGCGCAGGACCTCGGGATTCATGCCGCGCCCGTCATCGGACACGGTGATGACGATGCGCTCGCCACGCTGGCTTGCGCCCAGCGTGACCTTGCCCTTGCGCGGCTTGCCGGCGCGCTCGCGCTCTTCCGGCATTTCCAGGCCGTGGTCGAGCGCGTTGCGGATCAGGTGCACCATCGGGTCGGCCAGCGCCTCGACCAGGCTGCGGTCCAGATCGGTGCCTTCGCCTTCCTGCACCAGTTCCACGTCCTTGCCAAGCTGGCGCGACAGGTCGCGCA
The nucleotide sequence above comes from Dyella telluris. Encoded proteins:
- a CDS encoding EscU/YscU/HrcU family type III secretion system export apparatus switch protein, which codes for MTNALPSPRRRVTLRLSGGANDAPTPSVSLPPESLETLLARARALGIPLHHDPQMAALLASLRLRREVPATLYAAAAAVMASIYDASEAGS
- a CDS encoding SphA family protein, giving the protein MKRLVPALLLLAVTAAAPALATEGGVGRSITGLQAASYSGLVPPTPGWNWQLAYAYYNGDIGGSREVPLTGGGSSLGIKAEFQLFEAVGMYIWNTKPSSWNFASMVELPFAYVGATADVDFGRLHASTHDSATGLYDMTFVPVIASHHFSQTQHLSLALYIEAPTGDYTKGNLANTSLNTWVFTPTVGYTQLFSQGSLEWSTTAGVDFYTKDDATNYQNGSVFHVDSLLVKRFPSGWGIGGVGGWIYQIDKDTGPLADRLNGFKGRAVSLGPMVNYLKKWQGGQVEFSLRWLHEFDVKNRTQGNPAMLSASISL
- a CDS encoding AI-2E family transporter; the encoded protein is MSSQAPASPVASASQRAVVIIAAACVLALLYFGREVLVPIILAIFLSLLVAPWTRLFRRVGLGHTSSVLVAVGVLAVVVAGMATMVGTQVVHVARSLPQYEVTIRTKVKSLREETLGRLDFLQGELGKVIDGNGQGAAPATASSAQLPFVAPPYLTNAPGEAHPASASTKATSAPLTLVTRVLSTAWVPLETAGIVLVVLIFVLLEHESLRDRFIRLAGGTDLRATTAAINDAGERLSRFFVSTFSVNFSVGVAIWLGLTVIGVPSAPLWGVLTAALRFVPYVGVWLVAALVSVFAAAVAPGWSLLAMTIVLYLFVEVVVSQLIEPFLYGHTTGLSPLAVVVAAIFWSWLWGPVGLLMSTPLTLCLVVAGRHVKALDLLNVLLGDAPALTLPQRVYQRALSGDANEIISEARDFLKRKSFAAYCDAVLLPALQLARADLSAGAINTVQQTAVRRAIVTVVETLDSHESKWSRWRRRPSVLDDANIGRSLRQHREDAFGRWQGPLTVAPGSVVLCVGLGSMADDLSTELLTRILRDLHIDARHLFIDDFTAFDAEPHPDATKDAVSMVYVVSTHPEAERDAYDNVVSVVRNRLPKACIVGVLFPEPLVTAEATLPANAEVNEVVSSLEQAAQQAIVRIPEGGAATA
- a CDS encoding chemotaxis protein CheW; this encodes MTHANNNQDWLSFRIGGQLYAAPLTQVSEVLRDGELTPVPGSAGDLLGIRHLRGRIVPVLDGRRRLGLSEEGRADPFQVRLVMLSHGPHLVGIRVDAVGELLSARSSDIAPPPPGGAARDDEPVHGVLPSQGGFVALLDVRRLCRLPLEHEAA
- the motD gene encoding flagellar motor protein MotD; the encoded protein is MARKKKHHEDHVNHEAWAIPYADLMTLLLAFFVVMYAVSVVNEGKYRVMSNSIIEAFNGSSRVIAPMPQTRAQPRNVDPAIASPQTRPGAASTPVSVPIPASPQLVRAVDSRSASMSQEKRNLESIRDQVQHALQPLIDKQMVIVRKTTSWLEIELRTDILFASGAAKLSPEANEVLDSMASILRPFPNAVRVEGYTDDRPINTALYPSNWELSAARAASVARLFSEQGVDPSRLGIMGWGEYRPSADNTTPDGRNHNRRVLIVVLSGEDAPKRLLNDLQSGQLTADDNGAPAPASSAAPVAVASANADAPGATPTIEVVAPKPVDDVPVNKVILSRPVRTAQQDGDARPDLAPHATLPDVATGAITVGGARVTSPEHGP
- a CDS encoding flagellar motor protein; its protein translation is MDLVSLIGTILAFIVIIVGTILKGSSVEALWNPAAFVIVFLGTIAALLVQNSGKVLKHAMKIFPMVYKPPQHQPSDLISRIVGWSEISRRQGLLGLEPQIDSESDTFVRKGLQLLVDGSEPEAIRGVLEVEVDAREHHDLAGAKVFENAGIFSPTMGIIGAVMGLMAVMQNLADPSKLGHGIAAAFVATIYGVALANLLMIPMSARLKALIHKQTQMREILIEGLVAIAEGANPRQIEAKLQGYLA